From the genome of Setaria viridis chromosome 1, Setaria_viridis_v4.0, whole genome shotgun sequence:
GTGTGCTTCGAGGACAAGGGCTGCGACCGCGACGACATACTGGCGGCGCTCGATGACGCTGTCGAGGAGGGCGTCGACGTGCTCTCGCTCTCGCTCGGTGACGACGAGGCCGGCGACTTCGCCTACGACCCCATCGCGCTCGGGGGATACACCGCCATCATGAAAGGCGTCTTCGTCAGCGCGGCCGGTGGGAACATGGGCCCGGACCCCGCGACGGTTGCCAACGAGGCACCGTGGCTTCTTACTGTGGCGGCAGCCACAACCGACCGGAGGTTCGTGGCCTCCGTAAAGCTTGGCAATGGGGTCGAGCTCGACGGCGAGTCCTTGTTCCAGCCGAAGGACATCCTGGGCGTGCATCGACCGTTGGTAAGGGACCTCAGTGACGGCACGTGTTCTGACGAGAAGGTCCTTACGCCGGAGCACGTCGGCGGAAAGATCGTCGTTTGTGACGCCGGCGGCAACCTCACCTCCCTGGAGATGGGGGCCGCGCTACGGGAAGGCGGCGCAGCCGGCATGGTCGTCATCACCGTCGAGGAACTCGGCTCGGTGATCCAGCCCAAGGCGCACGCACTCCCGGCGTCGCAGGTGACTTACTCGACAGGGCAGAAGATCAGGGCCTACATGAACTCCACGAACAACCCGACGGGCGAGCTGGTCTTCAAAGGAACCATGCTCGGCAACCGCGACTCCCCGGTCGTGGCGGCGTTCTCGTCGCGGGGGCCAAGCAAGCAAAACCAGGGGATACTCAAGCCCGACATCACCGGCCCCGGGGTGAACATCATCGCCGGCGTCCCCAAGCCGGCGGGGCTCATGACGCCTCCCAACCCACTGGCGGCCAAGTTCGACATTCTGTCCGGCACGTCCATGGCCACGCCGCACCTCAGCGGGATCGCCGCGGTGATCAAGAGGGCGCACCCGAcgtggacgccggcggcgatcaAGTCGGCCCTGATAACGACGGCCGACACGACGGACCGCAGCGGGAAGCCGATCGCGGCCCACAACGGGTCCCCCGCCAACCTGCTCACGGTGGGCGCCGGGTTCGTGAACCCGATGAAGGCTCTGAGGCCGGGGCTCGTGTACAACCTGACGGCGACGGACTACATCCCCTACCTGTGCGGGCTCAGGTACAGCGACGCCGAGATCAACTCGATCATCCACCCGCTGCCGCCGGTGTCGTGCGCGGGGATGCCGGCCGTGGAGCAGAAGGACCTCAACTACCCGTCCATCACCGCGTTCCTGGACCAGGAGCCCTACGTCTTGAACGTCAGCCGCGTGGTGACCAACGTCGGGCGCGCCAAGTCCGTGTACGTCGCCAAGGTGGAGGTGCCGGGGGAGCTGTCGGTGACGGTGACGCCGGACACGCTCCGGTTCAAGAAGGTGAACCAGGCGAAGGGGTTCACGGTCACCATCAGGCCCGTGGGCGCGCCGAGGAAGAAGGGGATCGCCCAGGGGCAGCTCAAGTGGGTCTCGCCCGAGAACGTGGTGAGCAGCCCGATCCTCGTGTCGTTCAAGAAGTTCGTCCAGGATAACTCCACCACTGCTCATCTGAAGCATTGATGATTAGTGGATTAGATCCCGGCTGTTAATTACCTTAGATGTAATATGGGTTTGCAGGAGGATAGATTCTCGTGTTTCCTCTTGATAATCGGGTCCTCTTGTGTGCAGTGTACGTCTATGTTTAGGGCATGTACAACAGTGAGACAGCTGCTATCTCTAAGTTCTTGAAATTTACAACATAGACGGCTAAATAGACAGCTCGTACAACCCACAGACAGCTGCTATCTGTTTTGACTGTCAACAAATCATTAAATATTTGCATGCAACCATGATCAATCATGAATAGTATTTCTATATGCTATTGCGTTGCTAATGGATAGAAAATAAATTCTTCAAAGTAaaacatatattatattatactATATATTTCAATCAAATATAACATAGATCTTCGTCCCCATAAATCAAATACGAGTGAAACATTCatatctaattttttttgtttccataGCGATGCCATATGTGTTCAACAAGATCGTCCCTGAGTTGTCTATGCGTTGGCCGTGCTTGGATAGCAGAATTCCTTCTAAGCACCTCCGCGAAGCATGGATTGGGGTTATCACTTGTATGCACTTCAGGCGGGAGCACAATCGTCGTACTTGCATTCTCATTCAAATCCAAGGAAACTCTAGCCAATTCCTTCTCATCCTCCACTATCATATTATGAAGGATAACACAAGCTTGCATTATGTTGATAACATCCTCCCGCTTCCATAACCTTGCTGGCCGACGAACAATATCAAAGCGGGATTGCAATACGCCAAATGCGCATTCGACATCCTTCCTTGCTCCTTCTTGCATCAATGCAAATAATTTGTCTTCACGGGTCTGGGGGGCTGTTATTGTTTTCAAGAAGACCGCCCATTCTGGATATATTTTATCAGCGAGATAGTAGCCCATATCATACTGTTTTCCATTTACGGTGTATTGTACCCTTGGAGCTTCCCCTTTTAGAACATTGATGAACAATGGTGACTTGTTTAGGACATTGATGTCATTCTGAGACCCGGTGGTACCAAAGAAAGCATGCCAGATACGAACATTATGAGATGCCACTGCTTCAAGAATCATAGTAGGAACACCTTTGTCACCACGTGTGAACATGCCTGCCCAACCTTTAGGACAATTCTTCCATGCCCAATGCATACAATCGATGCTTCCCAACATTCCTGGAAAACCACGAGCCTTAttttcttgcaattttttttctagttcGTCACTTGTAGGAGGGCGCAGGTACTCTTGACCAAAACATTCAATCACACCTACAGCAAATTTTCCAAGAATCTCCAAAGAAGTGCTTGCAGCAATTTTTAGGACGTCGTCAAGTTGGTCGGCCGGCGAGCCATATGCTAGCATCCGGATTGCTGCAGTACACTTCTGAAGGGGTGAATGTCCCTCTCTACCAGTTGCATCAACTCTTCTAGTAAAATAAGGATCCCAATTACAAAGAGTTTCAACGATGCGCAGGAATAATGGTTTATTCATTCGAAACCTTCTACGAAACATCTCATCGGTGTAGATAGGATTTGCAGAAAAATAATTAGCAACAAGATCATCATGACCTTGTTCTCGACTCCTTGGTATGTACCTCCTTGGTCCACTTTGTCGTCGGCGCCGAGTCACAGACGATGTTCCTCCTTCGATGTCTGCCTTTAATCCATCTCCAATCTGCATCACAAATTCTTCTACAATTTCATCTTCTGCTAGGAAATCTTCCACGGTGAACACCTCTGTAGGATCAAAGTCATCGGCTTCTGGTagatcatcttcatcatcggcAGGTGGATGTGGTTCCATAGTACTAGAAAAACAAAGTTTCTATGCTGAATGAATGGAAGCAAGCCACCTATTTATAGTCTGCAGTCTATGACTGGATGGAATTTCATACGGGAGATATGCAGTCTGTACGCGGTTTCAAAGGAGACATGCAGTCGGTGGACAGTTTCACAAGGGGAGACATGCAGATAGTGGACTATTTAACATACAAGTAACTGAAAAATCTTGAAACGCATGCTTCTGGCAGATCAGGTGTTTACCACGCATTCACACAGGTTCACACAAGTAGACATATTCAAACATTCGACAAGTAGACATGTTCACACAAGTAGGTTTCATCTAATGCCTGTGTAAACGAAGGCAACAGGCCATCATCAGCTGGGCTGTTTACTAAAAGAACTAGCAAATATTTTTCTGTTGTCCAGCAGAAGACAACTCACCATGGCTTCCAACGCCCAAAATTAATTATCCTGTACTTGAAATCATTATATAATCAGTTATCAGCTATTCTAtaactgaaaaaaaataaaactacatAATGTGTGCATACCTGACTAGCTCATTTCAGGAAATAAAGACTTCCTAAGACACTTCATGGCAGCAACACGTTCAGCTTTTTCTTCATCAGACATTGAACTTGTATCTTGAGAGATGAGAGAGTTGTAAGCTTGCATCATCTTTGATTCCTTCTCGAGCCTTTTTGCCTCTTTGGTCTCTTGAGCAGTAAGATGAGCCAATCTAGTGGTTTCAAACTTTTCAGATGATAACTTCTGTTGTAGTTCCAGTACCTTCATGCGGTTTGCATTTAAATCTTCCTGAATTTTACTAAATTTATCGAGCTTCTCCACATCAATGGCTGATTCCTTTGATTTTCCATCATTATCCAGGTTTGATCCTTTAGACTTCATTTTTGCAGCAAGAGCAGCCTTTTTAGCTGCCTTTTGTCCAATAGGTCGCTCTAGCATTTCTTCAATATCATCATTTTCATCCTTTTGTCCTTCAATGCGATATGACTTTCTTTTACGAGCATTCTTGAGGTCTTCATTATATGTTTTCCACTTTGCCACATCTCGGCATATTTTCCAAACATTCTTTAACACAAAGGGACCTAGCTTTGCCTTCTTGTTGTCTTCCAAATAGAACTTGTATGCTGTATCAATCCACATCTGATCAGAGTAGCCACTTGTGAATAATCTGCGAGCCTTCAAATATGCACATTCATATAGATCAATCCACCGATTAATCTTGTGCCATCGATCCTTGGCTTGCTTTGAATTTCTTTTCCTCTGTGACAGAATAGTCATGTTGTATGAATTGACAACATCACCCCAATAGTGCTCGTTGTTCCTATCAGCTCCAACGGATGAgtctgttgaatttttcaaccaagCACTCATCAGTTTCTCGTTTTCTTCTGGTGTCCACAAGATCCGCTTCTCTGTCCTGACATTCTCAGTATCACTATCAACTTCAATAGCCTCCTGTTCAGATAAAACTTGTACTTCTTGAGATGAATTTCCACTGTTGTTAGGCTGCAGTGCATCCATTGAGGCAAAACTGACACCAACATTGACAGGCCTTGGTGCCTTGAAAGGTGCATAATGAGATGGAGCACCAACAAAATGGGAATTCTGTGATAAATGGGATTGGTTGTTGAATAAGCCCATAAATCCACCAGGAGGGTGTGTGCTGTTGTCCCTGCAAAATTGTATACATGAACTTAATATTCACCGAAACAGTTCTCTACCAGGGGATACACGAGCTAGCATTTCCTTTGTTTTTAGTTAGCATAGATTCAACTTTGATCTTAAATGGCATccatttaacaaaaaaaatgactGACTGCACACTGAAGATAATTCTAAATTGACCGACTGAACATATTCAGCTATTGATTCAGTGATCATCACTGAACACATACATGCAGCCACCAATTCTATTGAACTGGAAAGATTCAGTACCTTGAAAAAAATCAGTGATTACTAAATACACATTCGGTAATTTAGTTATTAATTCTACTGAAGTGAACATAGATCTTCTAGTTCCTATCCCAAAAACATTAGCACTATCAGTAACTGGAAAATATAATTGCAGTGCATACCTAGTTAGATACTCTCAGCAAAACAACAAGCAGCAACATATGTAAACTTGTGAATTAGAAAATTAGCAAATATTTTTGGAATTACCATGCTGGATCCCAACTGGATTGTTTCCCAAACGAAGGGGAACTTGGACTGATGGAGCCACCACATCTGCCATGTGAAGAACCAACAACGCCAAATCCGATTGGGTAGCCTTGTCTGCCATGGATTGGTGGAGAATCGAAGCTGTCTGCCATGGATTGAGGTTGGTTGTTGGGGACGAGCTACTTCCGCGACCGAC
Proteins encoded in this window:
- the LOC117844367 gene encoding subtilisin-like protease 4; the protein is MDPPNPMRLPVLLPIRIAVFLLASLLVTTAVAHHDLGLHKNYLIIVRTPYEYDRNLFKDVSSWHASLLASVCDMAEEELDKDPSAMARLIYSYRHVVNGFAARLTEEEVRDMATRDWFVKAMPEKTYRLMTTHTPQMLALTSEASHGGLWKRSNMGEGIIIGVLDDGIRPGHPSFDATGMKPPPAKWKGRCDFNSSACNNKLIGARSFYESAKWKWQGIDDPVLPVSEGSHGTHTASTAAGAFVPGANVMGNGLGTASGMAPRAHIALYQVCFEDKGCDRDDILAALDDAVEEGVDVLSLSLGDDEAGDFAYDPIALGGYTAIMKGVFVSAAGGNMGPDPATVANEAPWLLTVAAATTDRRFVASVKLGNGVELDGESLFQPKDILGVHRPLVRDLSDGTCSDEKVLTPEHVGGKIVVCDAGGNLTSLEMGAALREGGAAGMVVITVEELGSVIQPKAHALPASQVTYSTGQKIRAYMNSTNNPTGELVFKGTMLGNRDSPVVAAFSSRGPSKQNQGILKPDITGPGVNIIAGVPKPAGLMTPPNPLAAKFDILSGTSMATPHLSGIAAVIKRAHPTWTPAAIKSALITTADTTDRSGKPIAAHNGSPANLLTVGAGFVNPMKALRPGLVYNLTATDYIPYLCGLRYSDAEINSIIHPLPPVSCAGMPAVEQKDLNYPSITAFLDQEPYVLNVSRVVTNVGRAKSVYVAKVEVPGELSVTVTPDTLRFKKVNQAKGFTVTIRPVGAPRKKGIAQGQLKWVSPENVVSSPILVSFKKFVQDNSTTAHLKH
- the LOC140221473 gene encoding protein ALP1-like — its product is MQIGDGLKADIEGGTSSVTRRRRQSGPRRYIPRSREQGHDDLVANYFSANPIYTDEMFRRRFRMNKPLFLRIVETLCNWDPYFTRRVDATGREGHSPLQKCTAAIRMLAYGSPADQLDDVLKIAASTSLEILGKFAVGVIECFGQEYLRPPTSDELEKKLQENKARGFPGMLGSIDCMHWAWKNCPKGWAGMFTRGDKGVPTMILEAVASHNVRIWHAFFGTTGSQNDINVLNKSPLFINVLKGEAPRVQYTVNGKQYDMGYYLADKIYPEWAVFLKTITAPQTREDKLFALMQEGARKDVECAFGVLQSRFDIVRRPARLWKREDVINIMQACVILHNMIVEDEKELARVSLDLNENASTTIVLPPEVHTSDNPNPCFAEVLRRNSAIQARPTHRQLRDDLVEHIWHRYGNKKN
- the LOC117856007 gene encoding uncharacterized protein, whose translation is MDLRDFNEISRDNSTHPPGGFMGLFNNQSHLSQNSHFVGAPSHYAPFKPNNSGNSSQEVQVLSEQEAIEVDSDTENVRTEKRILWTPEENEKLMSAWLKNSTDSSVGADRNNEHYWGDVVNSYNMTILSQRKRNSKQAKDRWHKINRWIDLYECAYLKARRLFTSGYSDQMWIDTAYKFYLEDNKKAKLGPFVLKNVWKICRDVAKWKTYNEDLKNARKRKSYRIEGQKDENDDIEEMLERPIGQKAAKKAALAAKMKSKGSNLDNDGKSKESAIDVEKLDKFSKIQEDLNANRMKVLELQQKLSSEKFETTRLAHLTAQETKEAKRLEKESKMMQAYNSLISQDTSSMSDEEKAERVAAMKCLRKSLFPEMS